A genomic stretch from Theobroma cacao cultivar B97-61/B2 chromosome 4, Criollo_cocoa_genome_V2, whole genome shotgun sequence includes:
- the LOC18601417 gene encoding AAA-ATPase At3g28580, whose product MMMKGDMWSNLGSTMAAIMFMYAMFRQYFPPQLQDYIFRYSKKLSNLMYPYIHVTFDEFTGERMKRSEAFSAIQNYLSGKSSAFAKRLKADVVKDSQSLVLSMDYDEEITDEFKGVKVWWAARRNIPKTQQFSFYPSSDEKRYYILKFHKRDREFITGTYLIHVLKQGKAIAADNRQRKLYSNNPGQSWSGYRSTKWSHVVFEHPATFDTLAMDAKKKEEIKKDLIKFSKGKEYYAKIGKAWKRGYLLYGPPGTGKSTMIAAMANFLNYDVYDLELTTVKNNIELRRLLIETSNKSIIVIEDIDCSLDLTGQREKKKKKDENEEEMDPISKKAKEEEQKDSEVTLSGLLNFIDGLWSACGGERIIVFTTNYVEKLDPALIRRGRMDKHIEMSYCRFEAFKVLAKNYLDIELHPLFGEISSLLEETDMTPADVAENLMLKSDDDEEDETCLKNLIEALKDAKEEARKKAEEEARLKAEKEEKEKEQAEKEEKEKEQSVREDVKEDATAAKEVKENGVIH is encoded by the coding sequence ATGATGATGAAGGGAGATATGTGGTctaatctaggctcgaccATGGCAGCCATAATGTTCATGTATGCCATGTTCCGGCAATACTTCCCTCCTCAGCTTCAGGACTATATCTTTCGATATAGTAAAAAGCTGTCGAATTTGATGTATCCTTACATTCATGTAACCTTTGATGAATTCACTGGTGAAAGGATGAAGCGTAGTGAAGCATTCTCTGCAATTCAGAACTATCTCAGTGGCAAGTCCTCTGCTTTTGCTAAGCGGCTTAAGGCTGATGTTGTCAAAGATAGTCAGTCTTTAGTCCTTAGCATGGACTATGATGAGGAAATCACTGATGAGTTTAAAGGAGTTAAGGTTTGGTGGGCTGCAAGAAGAAATATTCCGAAAACACAACAGTTCTCATTTTATCCGTCTTCCGATGAAAAGAGGTATTACATTCTCAAGTTCCATAAACGTGACCGGGAATTCATCACCGGGACTTATCTCATTCATGTGCTCAAACAAGGAAAGGCTATAGCAGCAGATAACCGGCAGCGGAAGCTCTACTCCAACAATCCAGGCCAGAGTTGGTCTGGTTACAGAAGTACTAAATGGAGCCACGTAGTTTTTGAGCATCCTGCTACATTTGATACTTTGGCAATGGatgcaaaaaagaaagaggaaatcAAGAAGGATCTTATCAAGTTTAGTAAGGGTAAAGAGTACTATGCTAAGATTGGAAAGGCTTGGAAGCGTGGTTATCTACTTTATGGTCCTCCAGGAACTGGCAAATCTACCATGATTGCTGCCATGgctaattttttgaattatgatGTCTATGATCTCGAGCTTACTACAGTTAAGAATAATATAGAGCTGAGAAGGCTTTTGATTGAGACATCAAACAAATCTATCATAGTGATAGAGGATATTGATTGTTCTCTTGATCTTACAggccaaagagaaaaaaagaaaaagaaagatgagaATGAGGAAGAGATGGATCCAATAAGTAAGAAGGCAAAAGAAGAGGAGCAAAAAGATAGTGAGGTAACTTTATCAGggcttttgaattttattgatggGCTTTGGTCAGCTTGTGGGGGTGAAAGAATCATTGTTTTTACTACCAACTATGTTGAGAAGCTTGATCCAGCTTTAATAAGGAGAGGAAGAATGGACAAGCACATTGAAATGTCCTATTGTCGCTTTGAAGCATTCAAGGTGCTAGCGAAGAATTATTTGGACATTGAGTTGCATCCACTTTTCGGAGAAATAAGCAGTTTGTTGGAGGAAACAGATATGACTCCCGCTGATGTTGCCGAGAATTTGATGCTGAAGtcagatgatgatgaagaggatGAGACCTGTTTGAAGAATTTGATTGAAGCCCTCAAGGATGCAAAGGAGGAAGCAAGAAAGAAAGCTGAGGAAGAAGCTCGTCTAAAGGCTgagaaagaagagaaggaaaaggaacaagcagagaaagaagaaaaggaaaaggaacaGTCTGTTAGAGAGGATGTCAAAGAAGATGCAACAGCAGCCAAAGAAGTTAAAGAGAATGGAGTCATCCATTAA